The proteins below come from a single Holdemania massiliensis genomic window:
- the glyA gene encoding serine hydroxymethyltransferase, which translates to MIDAEVRHAIELETERQTHNIELIASENYVSRDVLEAVGSILTNKYAEGYPGRRYYGGCVDVDKIENLARERVCELFQAEHANVQPHSGSQANMAVYMTILQPGDKVLGMDLNSGGHLTHGHQLNFSGRLYEFHSYGVDQETECINYEEVRRIAMEVKPKLIVAGASAYPREIDFKKFREIADEVGAYLMVDMAHIAGLVAAGLHGSPVPYAHFVTSTTHKTLRGPRGGIILCKQEFAKDLDRNVFPGIQGGPLMHVIAGKAVCFGEALKPEFNDYARQIVKNCQVFCETLKQEGLRIVTGGTDNHLILADVKSSFGLTGKKAEALLDEINITCNKNTIPFDQEKPFVTSGIRLGTAAMTTRGFKEAEFRQVARWMTMILKDPENEALKNQLRQEVIAMTSRYPLIREA; encoded by the coding sequence ATGATTGATGCCGAAGTGCGCCATGCGATTGAATTAGAGACAGAACGACAGACCCATAACATTGAACTGATCGCTTCAGAAAATTATGTTTCCCGTGATGTATTGGAGGCTGTCGGCTCCATTTTGACCAATAAATATGCTGAAGGATATCCAGGCCGGCGTTATTATGGCGGATGTGTCGATGTGGATAAAATAGAGAACCTGGCGCGTGAGCGCGTGTGCGAGTTGTTTCAGGCGGAACATGCCAACGTTCAGCCGCATTCCGGTTCCCAGGCCAATATGGCAGTCTATATGACAATCCTGCAGCCAGGTGATAAAGTATTAGGCATGGATCTGAACTCTGGAGGACATTTGACCCATGGCCATCAGCTGAATTTCTCTGGCCGGCTCTATGAGTTTCACAGCTATGGTGTCGATCAGGAAACCGAATGCATTAACTATGAGGAAGTGCGCAGGATTGCGATGGAAGTGAAGCCGAAACTGATAGTGGCTGGGGCCAGTGCTTATCCGCGTGAAATTGATTTTAAGAAATTCCGCGAAATTGCGGATGAAGTTGGTGCTTATCTAATGGTGGATATGGCGCATATCGCCGGTTTGGTTGCCGCTGGTCTGCATGGCAGTCCGGTTCCTTACGCACATTTTGTGACTTCAACTACACATAAAACGCTCCGCGGACCGCGCGGCGGCATCATTCTCTGCAAACAGGAATTCGCAAAGGATCTCGACCGTAATGTTTTTCCAGGGATCCAAGGCGGACCGCTGATGCATGTCATCGCAGGAAAGGCGGTGTGCTTTGGTGAAGCGCTGAAGCCGGAATTTAACGATTATGCTCGGCAGATTGTCAAAAACTGTCAGGTTTTCTGTGAAACACTGAAGCAGGAAGGCCTGCGGATTGTGACCGGCGGAACGGATAATCATTTGATTTTGGCAGACGTTAAATCCTCATTTGGCCTTACTGGTAAAAAAGCCGAAGCCCTGTTGGACGAAATCAACATCACCTGCAATAAGAACACCATTCCTTTTGATCAGGAAAAACCCTTTGTGACCAGCGGTATTCGTCTGGGTACAGCAGCGATGACAACGCGCGGATTCAAAGAAGCAGAATTCCGCCAAGTCGCTCGCTGGATGACGATGATTCTGAAAGATCCTGAAAATGAAGCGCTTAAGAACCAGCTGCGACAGGAGGTCATCGCAATGACTTCCCGTTATCCACTAATTCGCGAAGCATAA
- a CDS encoding LytR/AlgR family response regulator transcription factor, with the protein MKIAVIDDSAADRKLLSEKIQNFCLRESLIYEIRLFPSGSEFLQASHGDWDIIFLDIFMNEIDGMTLARTLRQNNINSLIIFTTSSPDYAVESYDVQAFHYLLKPIPQDKLDHVMRLSEKSIRSRNHYIDVKEGRIMARILVRDIMYTDYYNHYIQIHTANRMVKTYMSFAEFSPLLLKYKQFISPYRNCMINMDYVLQMDDHYFLMKDQVQIPINRTRKAEIRQAYADYSFKRLNEG; encoded by the coding sequence ATGAAAATTGCAGTTATCGATGACTCAGCCGCAGATCGGAAGCTGCTGTCTGAAAAAATTCAAAATTTCTGCCTGCGCGAATCCCTGATCTATGAGATCCGTCTTTTTCCTTCTGGCAGTGAATTTCTGCAAGCTTCACACGGGGATTGGGACATCATTTTCCTCGATATTTTTATGAATGAGATTGACGGAATGACACTGGCCCGGACCTTGCGCCAGAACAATATCAATTCATTAATTATTTTCACAACATCCAGTCCTGATTATGCGGTTGAGAGTTACGATGTGCAGGCTTTCCATTATCTTTTAAAGCCGATCCCTCAGGACAAGCTGGACCATGTCATGCGGCTGAGTGAAAAATCGATTCGTTCCCGCAATCATTACATCGACGTCAAAGAAGGCCGGATTATGGCACGGATTTTGGTTCGCGACATCATGTATACAGATTACTATAATCATTACATTCAAATTCACACGGCAAATCGGATGGTTAAAACCTATATGTCCTTTGCGGAATTCTCCCCGCTGCTTTTAAAATACAAGCAGTTTATCAGCCCTTACCGCAACTGTATGATCAATATGGATTATGTCCTGCAGATGGATGATCATTATTTTCTAATGAAAGACCAGGTCCAGATTCCGATCAATCGCACACGCAAAGCGGAAATCCGGCAGGCTTATGCCGATTATTCGTTTAAGCGCCTGAACGAGGGGTAA
- a CDS encoding ATP-binding protein — protein sequence MSILDYFLSLGTRLAPYLFLILIPFRKHLRCSFGRGILYALVFYLATTLSVCFLGETYGLDSIWMFSFTCFFLVFCLFLAYRVLRTSLRKLLFLILLIENYSDIVLMFSEILEAHLTPWLVGLSAVASISLCRIVIFTISVPLIWYFLVHQVLPVWEHEDTPEIWSMLWLIPAAFYLIYRLGFTSSLAVLNTEITWPLLLAIVWTAGTFLSYYATLSMINFSEEKQQLQQQLQVQEYQALIRDKQAERLAASITSTRQTRHDLHHYLLTLKTYMDQGETDKLRTSLNQFISTFESSVKTPVCENLLFSAIVRYYMDMAEENGIAFTTSIVLPSALMIRDTDLTVILGNILENAMEACLRQKAGELQFIEVKSQMQGENGLVLQCRNSYNGQIRKQDDIFLSSKREGEGIGLSSIQSLCAKYHGILKITPNEHVFTVNLLLNLPTDSLPA from the coding sequence ATGTCCATTCTGGATTATTTTTTAAGCTTGGGCACCCGGCTGGCGCCCTATTTGTTTTTGATTTTAATCCCGTTCCGAAAGCATCTGCGCTGTTCTTTTGGCCGCGGCATTTTATATGCGTTGGTGTTTTATTTAGCGACTACACTAAGCGTTTGTTTTTTAGGTGAAACCTACGGATTAGATTCTATATGGATGTTTTCATTCACATGTTTCTTTCTCGTATTCTGTCTCTTTCTTGCCTATCGGGTTCTGCGTACCTCGCTGCGCAAGCTGTTGTTTCTGATCTTGTTGATAGAAAATTATTCGGATATCGTTTTGATGTTTTCAGAGATTTTAGAAGCTCACCTCACCCCCTGGCTGGTCGGACTTTCAGCCGTCGCTTCCATCTCTCTGTGCCGGATTGTGATTTTCACGATCAGCGTGCCGTTGATCTGGTACTTCCTTGTTCATCAGGTACTGCCGGTATGGGAACATGAAGACACACCGGAAATCTGGAGTATGCTGTGGCTGATTCCGGCAGCGTTCTATCTAATTTATCGGCTGGGCTTCACGTCTTCGCTGGCGGTTCTCAACACGGAAATTACCTGGCCGCTGTTGTTGGCTATTGTGTGGACTGCCGGAACCTTTCTCTCCTATTATGCGACGCTGAGCATGATCAACTTCAGTGAAGAAAAGCAGCAGCTCCAGCAGCAGCTGCAGGTTCAGGAATATCAGGCGCTGATTCGGGATAAACAAGCGGAACGCCTGGCTGCCAGCATCACCAGTACACGCCAGACCCGCCATGATCTGCATCATTATCTTTTAACCTTAAAAACCTACATGGATCAAGGAGAAACAGATAAACTGCGAACGTCGCTGAATCAGTTTATCAGTACCTTTGAGTCCTCGGTTAAAACTCCAGTCTGCGAAAATCTGTTATTCAGCGCCATTGTGCGGTATTACATGGATATGGCTGAAGAAAATGGAATCGCGTTCACCACGTCAATCGTCCTGCCGTCAGCCTTGATGATCCGGGATACCGACCTGACGGTCATCTTAGGCAATATTTTAGAAAATGCCATGGAAGCCTGTCTGCGTCAAAAAGCAGGAGAACTGCAGTTTATTGAAGTAAAAAGCCAGATGCAGGGTGAAAATGGATTGGTACTGCAGTGCCGCAACAGCTATAACGGCCAAATCCGGAAGCAGGACGATATTTTTCTGTCATCGAAGCGGGAAGGGGAGGGCATTGGTTTATCTTCCATTCAGTCCTTATGCGCAAAATATCATGGAATTTTAAAAATTACTCCCAACGAGCATGTCTTTACTGTCAATCTCCTGTTAAATCTGCCGACAGATTCCCTTCCAGCCTGA